One Defluviitoga tunisiensis genomic window carries:
- a CDS encoding MFS transporter, with protein sequence MAKYNKTMILSIMEASSYNAFYIATQGFIFTTLALYFNASPLYISIMTSFPIIAQMFQIFTPKVNNMIGSRKKGMVVNAFVSRSLFLVLPILIFLDVRSNNSLLLIILLFSFFGTFVGNTWTALMKEVVPFDLRGKYFGIRNIFSSIAGMVMLFLYTKLLELPNLKTGLLFVTILMSFFAILSAFLLSKHEFPQNNGEEKFLKINLAQPFKDKNFRNYLIFIFFWNFAIEFSKPYFSYFEVAILNVDYNYLAAMSILNSVVAILLYLVYGALADAFGSKNVLTLGIFLSTFSPLMYFLMTPSNYRSILFLNAIFSAFAWSAINLSIFNLLLELTKDPSENYIAANSLMGGMAAISASLIGGSVANVLKDTQINFLGDTYHGIQIIFIIGFVLRIISVTILSEVEAIQKPMRYKGVFSTEGTLSRSRETDMPFVEFFQKRKPPLKDKQYTQEQPENDENKEPQKSEESNKQSSPTTDEEQLKQE encoded by the coding sequence ATGGCAAAGTACAACAAAACAATGATCCTTTCAATCATGGAAGCATCTAGCTATAATGCTTTCTATATAGCTACTCAGGGCTTTATATTTACAACTCTTGCTCTATATTTTAACGCTTCGCCTTTGTATATATCAATAATGACCTCTTTTCCAATTATAGCACAAATGTTTCAAATTTTTACTCCAAAAGTAAATAATATGATTGGTTCAAGGAAAAAAGGGATGGTCGTAAACGCTTTTGTATCGAGGAGTTTGTTCCTTGTTCTTCCAATATTAATTTTTCTTGATGTGAGATCTAATAATTCTTTATTATTAATTATTTTACTTTTTTCTTTTTTTGGTACGTTTGTGGGTAATACGTGGACTGCTTTGATGAAAGAAGTTGTTCCTTTTGACTTAAGAGGAAAATATTTTGGTATCAGAAATATTTTTTCTTCAATCGCAGGTATGGTTATGTTATTTTTGTACACAAAATTACTAGAACTTCCTAATCTAAAAACTGGTCTTCTATTTGTGACTATCCTAATGTCTTTTTTTGCAATCCTTTCAGCCTTTTTATTATCAAAGCATGAATTTCCTCAGAATAATGGAGAAGAAAAATTTTTAAAAATTAATCTAGCTCAACCTTTTAAAGACAAAAATTTCAGAAATTATTTAATATTTATCTTTTTTTGGAATTTTGCTATAGAATTTTCTAAACCCTATTTTTCTTACTTTGAAGTTGCTATATTAAACGTTGACTATAATTATTTGGCAGCGATGAGTATTCTTAACAGTGTTGTGGCAATACTTCTTTATTTAGTTTATGGAGCTCTTGCAGACGCCTTTGGAAGCAAAAATGTATTGACTTTAGGTATTTTTTTATCTACTTTTAGCCCTTTAATGTACTTCCTTATGACCCCAAGTAATTATAGAAGTATTTTATTCTTAAACGCTATTTTTTCTGCTTTTGCGTGGTCTGCAATTAACTTATCTATATTCAATTTATTGTTAGAATTAACTAAAGATCCTTCTGAGAATTATATTGCAGCAAATTCTCTTATGGGAGGAATGGCTGCAATATCAGCCTCACTTATTGGAGGTTCAGTTGCAAACGTTCTTAAAGACACTCAAATTAATTTTTTAGGTGATACCTATCACGGTATCCAAATAATTTTTATTATAGGGTTTGTTTTGAGAATTATTTCTGTTACAATATTGAGTGAGGTAGAGGCAATTCAAAAACCTATGAGATATAAAGGGGTTTTTTCAACAGAAGGCACCCTATCTAGAAGCAGGGAAACTGATATGCCTTTCGTTGAATTTTTTCAAAAAAGGAAACCACCTTTAAAAGACAAGCAATATACGCAAGAACAACCGGAAAATGACGAAAACAAAGAACCTCAAAAATCTGAAGAATCAAATAAACAAAGTAGCCCTACTACAGATGAAGAACAATTGAAACAAGAGTGA
- a CDS encoding valine--tRNA ligase — MMDIGTRYEPHTLENKWYKTWEENHAFEPKKDGNGKFSIVIPPPNITGKLHMGHALNIVLQDIVVRYNRMKGVKTLWVPGEDHAGIATQHVVEQYLLKEEGKRKEDFDRDEFIEIVWDWANKYRNHIRDQIRTLGASVDWSRERFTLDEGLNKSVRNAFVSLYNDGLIYRGKYIVNWCPSCGTVLADDEVEHHEDKGKLWYIKYPLEGEDGFVVVATTRPETMLGDTALAVNPSDDRYKDIIGKTAILPLVGRKLPIIADPFVDPKFGTGVVKVTPAHDPNDYQMWARHNLDMIQVIDEHAKINENGGKYKGLDRYEARKRIIQDLKNEEFLVKEENYIHAVGHCYRCNDIVEPLLLDQWFVKTKPLAQKAIEVVENDNIKFYPERWKKTYLNWMYEIRDWCISRQLWWGHRIPVWYCQDCGHINVSVEDIEHCGNCGSKNIKQDEDVLDTWFSSALWPFSTLGWPDETEDLATFYPTDLLVTGFDIIFFWVARMVMFGVKFMGDVPFHDVYIHQLVRDKYGRKMSKSLGNGIDPTEMVAQYGTDPVRFTLAILAAQGRDLKLDIRFFDSYRKFANKIWNAARFVLLNIDDYSKLELNEGDLKIEDKWILTRLNSTIEEVEKYIDDYLFDQAAKLLYEFFWNELCDWYIEASKNRLKLEGKEKLIVQNVLVKVFDSSLRLLHPFMPYITEELWQKLPIDKDSELLITAKWPISDKNLNFEKETQDFIKIMDLVREIRNVKAEMNIPQVQEVTLNYKVMKSLEDWFEVNKELISNLGFVRNIIQIEKKPESSATVYVDENMEIYMPLGDLIDIEAERQRISKKLEKIKKDIELYEKKLSNKNFVEKADPEVVSETNEKLEESKKQYEKLYHLMKEIN; from the coding sequence ATAATGGACATAGGAACTAGATATGAACCACATACTTTAGAAAATAAATGGTATAAAACGTGGGAGGAAAACCATGCTTTTGAGCCAAAAAAGGATGGAAATGGAAAGTTTAGTATAGTAATCCCCCCACCCAATATAACCGGAAAATTGCATATGGGACATGCATTAAATATAGTGCTTCAAGATATTGTTGTTCGCTACAATAGAATGAAAGGGGTAAAGACTTTATGGGTTCCTGGCGAAGATCATGCTGGAATCGCTACTCAACATGTTGTTGAACAGTATTTATTAAAAGAAGAGGGTAAGAGGAAAGAAGACTTTGATAGGGATGAATTTATTGAAATAGTTTGGGATTGGGCTAATAAATATCGAAACCATATCAGAGATCAAATTAGAACTTTAGGTGCTTCAGTAGATTGGAGTAGAGAAAGATTTACATTAGATGAAGGCTTAAACAAGTCAGTAAGAAACGCTTTTGTTTCTTTATATAATGATGGCTTAATATATAGGGGAAAGTACATAGTAAACTGGTGTCCTTCGTGTGGGACCGTTCTTGCTGATGATGAAGTTGAGCATCATGAAGATAAAGGTAAGCTATGGTATATTAAATATCCACTTGAAGGAGAAGATGGTTTTGTTGTAGTAGCTACTACTAGACCGGAAACTATGCTTGGAGATACAGCTTTAGCGGTGAATCCATCAGATGATAGATATAAGGATATTATTGGTAAGACTGCAATTTTACCGTTAGTTGGAAGAAAATTACCCATAATTGCAGATCCTTTTGTTGATCCAAAATTTGGAACTGGCGTTGTTAAAGTTACTCCAGCTCATGACCCTAATGATTATCAGATGTGGGCAAGACATAACTTAGATATGATTCAAGTTATAGATGAACACGCTAAGATAAATGAAAACGGTGGAAAATATAAAGGATTAGATAGATATGAAGCTAGGAAAAGAATTATTCAAGATTTAAAAAATGAAGAATTTTTAGTAAAAGAAGAAAATTACATACATGCGGTTGGCCATTGTTATAGATGTAATGATATTGTAGAACCTCTTCTTTTAGACCAATGGTTTGTAAAAACAAAACCATTAGCTCAAAAAGCTATTGAGGTTGTTGAAAACGATAATATTAAATTTTATCCTGAAAGATGGAAGAAAACTTATCTTAACTGGATGTATGAAATTAGAGACTGGTGTATTTCCCGACAACTATGGTGGGGTCACAGAATCCCAGTCTGGTATTGCCAAGATTGTGGCCATATAAATGTATCTGTTGAGGATATAGAGCACTGTGGAAATTGTGGCTCAAAAAATATTAAACAAGATGAAGACGTTCTAGATACGTGGTTTTCATCAGCCCTTTGGCCTTTTTCAACACTTGGCTGGCCAGATGAAACAGAAGATCTTGCTACTTTTTATCCTACCGATTTGTTGGTAACTGGATTCGATATAATATTTTTTTGGGTTGCTAGAATGGTAATGTTTGGAGTAAAATTTATGGGGGATGTCCCTTTTCACGACGTCTATATTCATCAACTTGTTAGAGATAAATATGGAAGGAAAATGTCTAAATCTCTAGGCAATGGGATTGACCCTACAGAAATGGTTGCCCAATATGGCACAGATCCTGTAAGGTTCACTCTTGCTATTTTAGCAGCTCAAGGTAGAGATTTAAAATTGGACATCAGATTTTTTGATTCTTATAGGAAGTTTGCTAACAAGATTTGGAACGCTGCTAGATTTGTTTTACTAAATATTGATGATTATAGTAAACTTGAGTTAAATGAAGGCGATTTGAAGATTGAGGATAAATGGATTTTAACAAGATTGAATAGTACTATTGAAGAAGTAGAAAAGTATATTGATGATTATTTGTTTGATCAAGCAGCAAAACTTTTATATGAGTTTTTTTGGAATGAATTATGTGATTGGTATATAGAAGCTTCTAAGAATCGATTGAAATTGGAAGGAAAAGAAAAATTAATCGTTCAAAACGTTCTAGTTAAGGTTTTTGATAGTTCTTTACGTTTGTTACATCCTTTTATGCCCTACATAACAGAAGAGTTATGGCAAAAGCTTCCTATTGATAAGGATTCAGAATTATTGATAACTGCAAAATGGCCCATTAGCGACAAGAATTTAAATTTTGAAAAAGAAACTCAAGATTTTATAAAAATAATGGACTTAGTGCGAGAAATTAGAAATGTTAAGGCTGAGATGAATATTCCTCAAGTTCAAGAAGTTACTTTAAATTACAAGGTTATGAAATCTTTGGAAGATTGGTTTGAAGTCAATAAAGAATTAATTTCAAATCTTGGATTTGTGAGAAACATTATTCAAATAGAGAAAAAACCCGAAAGTTCAGCTACCGTTTATGTTGACGAAAATATGGAAATTTACATGCCTTTGGGAGATCTGATTGATATAGAAGCTGAAAGACAAAGAATTTCCAAGAAATTAGAAAAGATTAAAAAAGATATTGAATTATACGAAAAAAAGTTGTCTAATAAAAATTTTGTAGAAAAAGCAGATCCGGAAGTTGTTAGTGAAACTAATGAGAAATTAGAAGAGAGTAAAAAACAGTACGAAAAATTATATCATTTGATGAAGGAGATTAATTAA
- a CDS encoding bifunctional folylpolyglutamate synthase/dihydrofolate synthase, with product MEFANLIDNLYERGSANFAIKLGLSRIEELVQRIGNPQNKFKIIHITGTNGKGSVTKAVSDIFIGQGMKVGTYISPHLVSITERIKVNSTNISENEFVQTYIEIEDAIKAMDNKGVDFSPSFFEIMTALAFKFFEKEKVDLAVLEVGLGGRLDATNVVNSDVSVITSIAIDHTKTLGDSLEKIAYEKAGILKKDNFLILGNIDHAPKKVILDKAEEVGVKKIFEYNKDFRYENPRFHINENMLNYKGLKLDLNDLQFKANGTFQMQNVTISLAAAEAFAEKYGINLSVDKLRDSMKNFFWEGRFDYTEINGKKLILDGAHNVAAAEQLKNSVEVYCSNDKKTAMIGILNDKDYINIAKIISPIFDKIIITSVPTSRGKDPAAVFEEFKKWNNNVEFIPDTSEAFMKLFSEKSDVYFVTGSLYLVGKIKEYLSTNLIFSK from the coding sequence ATGGAATTTGCTAATTTAATAGATAACCTTTATGAAAGAGGATCTGCAAATTTTGCAATTAAGTTAGGATTGTCTAGAATTGAAGAGTTAGTTCAAAGAATAGGAAACCCACAAAATAAATTTAAAATTATTCATATTACAGGAACAAATGGAAAAGGCAGTGTTACTAAGGCTGTTTCTGATATTTTTATTGGTCAAGGTATGAAGGTCGGAACTTATATATCACCACATCTTGTTTCAATAACTGAAAGAATCAAGGTAAATAGTACAAATATATCAGAAAATGAGTTTGTCCAAACATATATTGAAATCGAAGATGCAATAAAAGCCATGGATAATAAGGGTGTTGATTTTTCTCCATCTTTTTTTGAAATTATGACTGCTTTAGCTTTTAAATTTTTTGAAAAAGAGAAGGTAGATTTAGCCGTATTAGAGGTAGGGCTGGGGGGAAGATTAGATGCTACAAATGTTGTAAATTCTGATGTATCTGTTATTACATCTATTGCTATAGACCATACTAAGACGTTGGGTGATTCTTTGGAAAAAATTGCCTATGAAAAAGCAGGCATTTTAAAAAAAGACAACTTTTTAATTTTGGGCAATATAGATCATGCCCCAAAGAAGGTTATCTTAGATAAGGCTGAAGAAGTAGGAGTAAAAAAGATATTTGAATACAACAAGGATTTTCGTTACGAGAATCCTAGATTTCATATCAACGAAAATATGTTAAATTATAAGGGATTAAAATTAGATCTCAACGACCTACAATTTAAAGCTAATGGTACTTTTCAGATGCAAAATGTAACTATTTCTTTAGCAGCTGCCGAAGCATTTGCTGAAAAATATGGAATAAATCTATCTGTAGACAAACTTAGAGACTCTATGAAAAACTTTTTTTGGGAAGGACGTTTTGATTACACAGAAATAAACGGAAAAAAACTCATTTTAGATGGGGCACATAATGTAGCTGCAGCAGAGCAACTGAAAAATAGTGTTGAGGTTTATTGTTCCAACGATAAGAAGACTGCGATGATAGGCATTTTGAATGACAAAGATTATATTAATATTGCAAAAATAATATCACCAATCTTTGATAAAATTATTATTACTTCTGTTCCAACATCTAGAGGAAAAGACCCAGCAGCAGTATTTGAGGAATTTAAAAAATGGAATAATAATGTTGAATTCATTCCAGATACTTCTGAAGCTTTTATGAAACTCTTTTCAGAAAAAAGCGATGTCTATTTTGTTACGGGTTCTTTGTATTTGGTTGGGAAGATTAAAGAATATCTTTCTACCAATTTGATTTTTTCAAAATAA
- the ruvA gene encoding Holliday junction branch migration protein RuvA: MIRKIKAIIEDIEDEIILIRIGDIVLEAYPSFKVLQNHNVGDKVDFYVCLETNEWNTSMYIFEDKFERDVFEALKKVSKMGPRTSSKILKKVSAEMLVGMINAQDINGLSGLPGVGKKTAERMIAELSEAFNNFAQFSTDLSSTKNVRDALEALETLGFQRYEVMKIINELDLKNMSTEDIIKNCLAKL; the protein is encoded by the coding sequence ATGATAAGAAAGATTAAGGCGATAATTGAAGATATTGAAGATGAAATTATACTTATAAGGATAGGGGATATAGTACTGGAAGCCTATCCATCTTTTAAGGTGTTACAAAATCACAACGTTGGCGATAAAGTGGATTTTTATGTATGTTTAGAAACAAATGAGTGGAACACATCAATGTATATATTTGAAGATAAGTTTGAAAGAGATGTTTTTGAAGCTTTGAAAAAAGTGTCTAAAATGGGGCCAAGAACATCTTCTAAGATTTTAAAAAAAGTCAGTGCTGAAATGCTTGTTGGTATGATCAATGCACAAGATATTAATGGACTTTCTGGATTACCAGGTGTGGGTAAAAAAACTGCAGAACGTATGATAGCTGAACTATCGGAAGCTTTTAACAATTTTGCACAATTTTCAACTGATTTATCTTCAACCAAAAATGTTAGAGATGCCCTTGAAGCTTTAGAAACATTGGGGTTTCAAAGGTATGAAGTTATGAAGATAATTAACGAATTAGACTTGAAAAATATGTCAACAGAAGATATAATTAAGAATTGTTTGGCAAAGTTGTGA
- the glmU gene encoding bifunctional UDP-N-acetylglucosamine diphosphorylase/glucosamine-1-phosphate N-acetyltransferase GlmU produces MRVLILAAGQGKRMNSKIPKVAHKILDKPMVNWVIEVAQKVSDEIAIVLGTGFDIVKQLIDTNITIYEQKERLGTAHAVMCAKDFLKNGDNVLVLYGDVPFISYNTLNLLYNTHLEHNNDATVLSVVLDDPTGYGRIIKDSKNRLIKIVEDKDASVNEKNIKEVNTGIAIFKSDKLKDSLNKISPQNAQGEYYLTDVFLFFDKTEVIQLENNVEVLGINDRIQLFEVERKIRMEIMKKLMLNGVTIVDPYSTYISPDVEIGMDTIIQPQTFIYGKTKIGENCDIGPLTRIKDCIIGNNVKILRSECELSEIKDNVKIGPFSRLREGTFLEENVKVGNFVETKKTHISSNSKAQHLTYLGDTYVGKNVNIGAGTITCNYDGKNKYQTYIDDYAFIGSNTSLVAPVKVGKNSLIGAGSVITKDVPEDSLALGRAQQINKLNWVKEKKENNSKGE; encoded by the coding sequence GTGAGAGTTTTGATATTGGCAGCTGGTCAAGGAAAAAGAATGAATTCAAAAATTCCAAAAGTAGCTCACAAAATTCTCGATAAACCCATGGTTAATTGGGTGATTGAAGTGGCTCAAAAGGTTTCAGATGAAATTGCTATCGTATTGGGAACTGGTTTTGACATAGTTAAGCAATTGATTGATACTAACATAACTATATATGAACAAAAAGAACGATTGGGTACTGCACATGCTGTTATGTGTGCAAAAGATTTTTTGAAAAATGGGGATAATGTTTTAGTATTATATGGCGATGTACCTTTTATATCGTATAATACTTTAAATTTACTATACAATACTCACTTAGAACATAATAATGATGCCACTGTATTATCGGTTGTTCTAGATGATCCAACTGGTTATGGAAGAATCATAAAAGATTCAAAAAATCGTTTGATTAAAATAGTAGAGGATAAAGATGCTTCTGTTAATGAAAAAAATATAAAAGAAGTGAATACAGGAATAGCTATTTTCAAATCTGATAAATTGAAAGATTCTTTGAATAAGATTTCTCCCCAAAATGCACAAGGGGAATACTATTTAACTGATGTATTTTTATTTTTTGATAAAACTGAGGTTATTCAATTAGAAAATAATGTAGAAGTGCTTGGTATAAACGATAGAATTCAGCTTTTTGAAGTAGAAAGAAAGATAAGAATGGAAATAATGAAAAAGTTGATGTTAAATGGTGTTACCATTGTTGATCCTTATTCAACATATATATCCCCTGATGTAGAAATTGGTATGGATACTATAATTCAGCCTCAAACATTCATATACGGGAAAACAAAAATTGGTGAAAATTGTGACATTGGACCGTTAACTAGAATAAAAGACTGTATTATTGGAAATAATGTCAAAATATTGCGTTCAGAATGTGAGTTAAGTGAAATAAAAGACAATGTTAAAATAGGACCATTCTCTCGATTAAGAGAAGGAACATTCCTAGAAGAAAATGTTAAAGTTGGTAATTTTGTTGAGACAAAAAAAACTCATATATCTTCAAACAGTAAAGCTCAACATTTAACATATTTGGGAGATACTTATGTAGGTAAGAATGTAAATATTGGTGCAGGTACTATTACTTGCAACTATGATGGAAAAAATAAGTATCAAACTTATATTGACGATTATGCATTCATCGGTAGCAATACTTCTTTAGTTGCTCCTGTAAAAGTTGGTAAAAATTCATTGATAGGAGCAGGTTCTGTAATAACAAAGGATGTTCCTGAAGATTCATTGGCTTTAGGTAGGGCGCAACAGATTAATAAGCTTAATTGGGTAAAGGAAAAAAAGGAAAATAATTCGAAGGGAGAATAA
- a CDS encoding ribose-phosphate pyrophosphokinase yields the protein MSTNEQQFKIFAGNSNPPLAKKIGEYMGTRLGDCEVSTFADGEINVRINETVRGFDVYVIQSFSPPVNNHIMELLIMIDALKRASAGSISVIIPYYGYARQDRKARGRDPITAKLVANLITVAGATRVVTIDLHAEQIQGFFDIPVDNLWSYPIFTKYFLEEIKIPSSNTVVVSPDVGGVKRARKFAEKLGCPLAILDKRRPKDNVAEIINLIGDVKDANCILFDDIIDTGGSLLAASEALNKAGAKSIIACATHGVFSQNAVENLQNSRIDKIIVTDTIYHKQLPDKFIELPCSSLLGEAIVRIRKNLSVSILFR from the coding sequence ATGTCAACAAATGAACAGCAATTCAAGATCTTTGCGGGTAATTCTAATCCTCCTTTAGCCAAGAAGATTGGTGAATATATGGGTACAAGGCTTGGCGACTGTGAGGTTTCAACCTTTGCAGACGGAGAAATTAATGTGCGGATAAATGAAACTGTAAGAGGTTTTGATGTTTATGTTATCCAATCCTTTTCTCCACCCGTAAACAACCATATCATGGAATTGCTTATTATGATTGATGCGTTAAAGAGAGCCTCAGCCGGTTCAATTTCTGTAATAATTCCTTACTATGGTTATGCTAGACAAGATAGAAAAGCTAGAGGTAGAGATCCAATAACTGCTAAACTAGTTGCTAATTTAATTACTGTTGCAGGTGCAACGAGGGTCGTTACGATTGATTTACACGCTGAGCAAATTCAAGGCTTTTTTGATATCCCTGTAGACAATCTTTGGAGCTATCCAATATTCACTAAATATTTTTTAGAAGAAATTAAAATTCCTTCAAGTAACACAGTTGTAGTCTCCCCTGATGTAGGTGGAGTTAAAAGAGCTAGAAAATTTGCAGAAAAACTTGGTTGCCCTTTAGCTATTTTAGATAAAAGAAGACCTAAAGATAACGTAGCAGAAATTATAAACCTTATTGGCGATGTTAAAGATGCAAATTGTATACTATTTGATGATATAATAGATACAGGCGGTTCTCTCCTGGCTGCATCAGAAGCATTAAATAAAGCTGGAGCAAAAAGCATAATTGCTTGTGCAACGCATGGAGTATTTTCTCAAAACGCCGTTGAAAATTTACAAAATTCAAGAATTGATAAAATTATCGTTACAGACACAATATATCATAAGCAATTGCCAGATAAATTTATTGAATTACCTTGTTCTTCTTTGCTAGGTGAAGCAATAGTGCGAATAAGGAAAAATTTATCTGTTAGTATACTATTTAGATGA
- a CDS encoding 50S ribosomal protein L25 yields the protein MAHAYTLEVLERDPKLKANKHRKENLVPAVVYGPSMKENKCINIRTNDVERLIEKATATTLIELNITGESSNEKLTVFIKTIQRHKVTDKPIHLDFYCPQEGRKMNINIPISYLGEPAGVEQGGTLNIYLHEIPVEILPSDIIESLELDISDLQIGDNITIEDIKKLLPESAEILLDDEEVLAGVIEPREIVEEEEVVEEEVEEGEAPTEPEVIKEKAPTEAKEEE from the coding sequence ATGGCACATGCTTATACTTTAGAGGTACTTGAAAGAGATCCAAAATTAAAAGCCAACAAACACAGAAAGGAAAATCTAGTTCCGGCAGTAGTATATGGTCCTTCTATGAAAGAAAATAAGTGTATAAATATACGAACAAATGACGTAGAAAGACTTATTGAAAAGGCTACAGCTACTACATTAATTGAGTTAAATATAACTGGTGAAAGTTCTAATGAAAAACTTACTGTTTTCATTAAAACTATACAGAGACATAAAGTAACTGATAAGCCTATCCATCTAGATTTTTATTGTCCACAAGAAGGAAGAAAAATGAATATTAATATTCCTATTTCCTACTTAGGTGAACCAGCAGGAGTTGAACAAGGAGGTACGCTTAATATCTATTTACACGAAATTCCAGTAGAAATTTTACCTTCTGACATTATAGAAAGTCTTGAATTAGACATCTCAGATTTACAAATTGGAGATAACATCACTATCGAAGATATCAAAAAACTTCTTCCAGAAAGCGCTGAGATTCTTTTAGATGATGAAGAAGTTTTAGCAGGAGTCATTGAACCTAGAGAAATAGTAGAAGAAGAAGAGGTTGTGGAGGAAGAGGTTGAAGAAGGTGAAGCTCCAACAGAACCTGAAGTAATCAAAGAAAAAGCACCTACAGAAGCAAAGGAAGAAGAATAA
- the pth gene encoding aminoacyl-tRNA hydrolase yields the protein MKNLVIGLGNPGPRYVFTKHNVGFLALDRYKEKKEKFYDIKNISGRNFEGFSINGNLFIKPLTYMNLSGEVLPAVFKKYGKIEENLIVIYDDIWLNFGEIRIRKNGSDGGHKGMKSLISVLKSTEFPRIRIGINKNYVHGSGDLANYVLAPFTEEELYELYIVLDVVCQAIDYILDGKIEEAMNKFNGKNFLENGQ from the coding sequence ATGAAGAATTTAGTAATAGGTTTGGGAAACCCAGGCCCGCGTTATGTTTTTACAAAGCATAACGTGGGTTTTTTAGCTTTAGATAGATATAAAGAGAAGAAAGAAAAATTTTATGATATTAAAAATATTTCCGGAAGAAATTTTGAAGGATTTAGTATCAACGGGAATTTATTTATTAAACCTCTTACTTATATGAATTTAAGTGGAGAGGTTTTACCTGCTGTATTTAAAAAGTATGGTAAAATTGAAGAAAATTTAATTGTTATTTATGATGATATTTGGCTCAACTTTGGTGAAATAAGAATAAGAAAAAATGGTTCTGATGGTGGACACAAAGGAATGAAATCACTAATCTCGGTGTTAAAAAGCACTGAATTTCCTAGAATTAGGATCGGTATTAATAAAAATTATGTTCATGGAAGTGGTGATTTAGCTAATTATGTTCTAGCTCCTTTTACAGAGGAAGAATTGTATGAACTGTATATTGTACTTGATGTAGTATGCCAAGCCATAGATTATATATTAGATGGTAAAATAGAAGAGGCAATGAATAAATTTAATGGAAAGAATTTTTTAGAAAATGGACAGTGA